A portion of the Candidatus Krumholzibacteriota bacterium genome contains these proteins:
- a CDS encoding LptF/LptG family permease, with protein MHILDRYILRLHLPPYFFGLAIITFVFVMDFIFRYLSLFIGKGVDFLVVLEFFILSLGHMFALIIPMSVMPATMMAFGQLASENEITAMKSSGISLYRMIIPVLIASIILGAALIYYNNAILPETNHKCLNLYIDIQKMKPTLEIRENIFSDAIKGYTILVREKDDKTGEIKDVQIFQKQKGGIPTTIVANSGKMSFIDEDNVLRFELRDGEIHEMPDPKDVSTYRKTLFSNFTINMRDIDRSLDRSERTHRTDREMNVGMMREKIAEKQEEASGYRMAMNKDAAQAMISKLSLAVPELKELLAPVKQESGITTPGGETSPSRTETVSVEKTKHDIESAARIIDGCQRLISKYQVEIHKKFSIPFSCLIFVLVGAPLAIRAGKKGMTTSIGFSILFFLVYYMFLISGEKFADRQYMPAWLAMWLPNFILLSAAVLLLWSTVRESQTINWDRFNPRKRWRLKKRAVIL; from the coding sequence ATGCATATTCTTGATCGATATATCCTGAGGCTTCATCTTCCTCCCTACTTCTTTGGACTGGCTATCATAACCTTTGTCTTCGTTATGGACTTTATCTTCCGATACCTCAGTCTGTTCATCGGCAAGGGGGTCGATTTTCTTGTCGTCCTCGAATTCTTTATCCTCAGTCTCGGTCATATGTTCGCATTAATTATACCAATGTCGGTAATGCCCGCCACGATGATGGCTTTCGGGCAACTCGCTTCGGAAAACGAGATAACAGCGATGAAGTCAAGCGGTATCTCCCTTTACAGGATGATTATCCCCGTCCTCATCGCGTCTATAATTCTCGGCGCGGCCCTGATCTACTATAACAACGCGATCCTTCCGGAGACAAACCACAAGTGTCTGAATCTTTATATCGATATCCAGAAAATGAAACCTACTCTCGAAATAAGGGAAAATATATTCAGCGACGCTATCAAGGGGTATACCATCCTTGTCAGGGAAAAGGACGACAAGACCGGCGAGATAAAGGATGTCCAGATATTTCAGAAACAAAAGGGCGGGATCCCGACGACGATCGTGGCCAACAGTGGAAAGATGTCATTCATTGATGAGGACAACGTACTGAGGTTCGAACTCAGGGATGGAGAAATTCACGAGATGCCCGACCCGAAAGATGTCTCTACGTACAGAAAGACTCTCTTCAGTAACTTTACCATCAACATGCGTGACATCGACAGAAGTCTCGACAGGTCCGAAAGGACGCACAGAACGGACAGGGAAATGAATGTGGGGATGATGCGGGAAAAGATAGCCGAAAAACAGGAAGAAGCCTCGGGCTACAGGATGGCGATGAACAAAGACGCCGCCCAGGCGATGATCTCGAAACTTTCACTCGCCGTGCCTGAATTGAAGGAACTGCTCGCACCGGTAAAGCAGGAGTCGGGAATCACCACCCCTGGAGGGGAAACAAGTCCGTCCAGAACGGAAACGGTATCTGTTGAAAAGACGAAACATGACATCGAGAGCGCGGCGAGGATCATAGATGGGTGCCAGCGCCTGATCAGCAAATACCAGGTCGAGATACACAAGAAATTCTCGATCCCTTTCAGCTGCCTGATATTCGTTCTTGTCGGCGCCCCCCTCGCGATCAGGGCCGGCAAAAAGGGGATGACTACATCGATTGGATTCAGCATACTGTTCTTCCTCGTCTACTACATGTTCCTCATCAGCGGGGAAAAATTCGCCGACAGGCAGTATATGCCAGCATGGCTTGCCATGTGGCTTCCGAACTTCATCCTCCTTTCCGCGGCGGTGCTCCTCCTGTGGAGTACAGTGCGCGAATCACAGACAATAAACTGGGACAGGTTCAACCCGCGTAAAAGGTGGCGGCTGAAAAAAAGGGCCGTTATATTGTAA
- a CDS encoding GWxTD domain-containing protein, translating into MRYLPRLVPCLMIFLLTLQIFIPSAVRAEEFDGENALLKKLSTRELVTYFGLRYSMNRHQMKQFLSQPGPKARLEWIDRFWIERDPSPATPSNERRIEHETRVALARELFAMKKAPGWDKRGETLIRWGMPATRRSIPADIGFYRMIPPGEIWYYKSLDMIVAFQNFNLNGEFIYAFEIYGLTGREQLDKLKAISQYLTNTPAEILVNVPPASIEAISGLNPDKIDYMADPDVRAEIGQDMISALESQNNDKRRNNFHKYLKENPVIYSVELRGDRLPVFFDILSFRGGEGAIRIELNFEIPSDEVRFNRRADTLSASVRLDLLVRDIEFREVAMVSDIISASQTGGTIWQGPGYIPGQLAMALKPGYYRIGIEVTDTGSGRKGVFQTNVELPSMDGKLSLSDILFASSISETDDMVKFRKGDLQVVPHPLHAYRIPFPLTFYFEMYGLDTDRDGLAYYTIDYRIIPVSKRRKGPVLEEPPPAISSKFETTGFGSTQIQRLEIATENLWKGTFQLIVSIMDRRTLETTEKRSNFSILE; encoded by the coding sequence ATGCGTTATCTACCCAGATTGGTTCCCTGTCTGATGATTTTCCTTCTGACTCTTCAGATTTTCATCCCCTCAGCGGTTCGGGCAGAAGAATTCGACGGCGAGAACGCTCTCCTTAAAAAACTCTCTACCCGGGAACTCGTAACTTATTTCGGGCTTCGCTATTCGATGAACAGGCACCAGATGAAGCAGTTCCTGTCGCAACCCGGCCCCAAAGCACGGCTTGAATGGATAGACCGGTTCTGGATCGAGCGCGATCCATCGCCAGCGACACCATCGAATGAGAGAAGGATCGAGCATGAGACGAGGGTCGCTCTGGCCAGGGAACTCTTCGCCATGAAAAAAGCTCCGGGTTGGGATAAAAGGGGCGAGACTCTGATCCGGTGGGGAATGCCGGCTACGAGAAGATCGATCCCCGCCGATATTGGGTTCTACAGGATGATTCCTCCCGGCGAGATATGGTATTACAAGTCACTCGATATGATCGTCGCTTTTCAGAATTTCAACCTCAACGGCGAATTCATTTACGCTTTCGAGATATATGGCCTTACCGGGAGAGAACAGCTCGACAAGCTGAAAGCGATCTCCCAGTACCTGACGAATACTCCGGCCGAGATACTTGTCAACGTCCCACCGGCAAGTATCGAAGCGATATCCGGCCTGAATCCCGACAAGATCGATTATATGGCTGATCCCGATGTCAGGGCGGAGATCGGACAGGATATGATATCAGCTCTCGAAAGCCAGAATAACGACAAGAGAAGGAATAATTTTCACAAGTACCTGAAGGAAAACCCCGTCATCTATTCGGTCGAGCTTCGTGGAGACAGGCTTCCCGTATTTTTTGATATCCTCTCGTTCCGCGGTGGCGAGGGAGCGATAAGGATAGAACTCAATTTCGAGATACCGTCGGATGAAGTGAGGTTCAACCGGAGAGCGGACACCCTCAGCGCATCTGTCAGGCTCGATCTGCTTGTAAGGGATATCGAATTCCGCGAAGTGGCCATGGTGAGCGACATCATATCCGCTTCCCAGACCGGAGGGACGATATGGCAGGGACCGGGATATATTCCGGGACAGCTCGCGATGGCTCTCAAGCCGGGATATTATCGTATCGGTATCGAAGTCACCGATACCGGCAGCGGACGGAAGGGCGTCTTCCAGACTAACGTAGAACTTCCTTCGATGGATGGAAAACTCTCGCTCAGCGACATCCTTTTCGCCAGTTCGATCAGCGAGACGGACGACATGGTGAAATTCCGGAAAGGAGACCTTCAGGTAGTCCCTCATCCACTGCATGCCTACAGGATACCTTTTCCCCTGACTTTCTATTTCGAGATGTACGGTCTCGACACGGACCGGGATGGGCTCGCGTACTATACGATCGACTACAGGATAATACCCGTTTCGAAAAGAAGAAAGGGACCAGTCCTTGAAGAACCCCCTCCCGCGATCAGTTCGAAATTCGAGACTACCGGTTTTGGTTCCACTCAGATACAGAGGCTTGAGATCGCCACGGAAAACCTCTGGAAGGGAACATTCCAGCTGATCGTCTCGATCATGGACAGAAGGACCCTGGAGACGACTGAAAAACGAAGCAATTTTTCGATCCTTGAATAA
- a CDS encoding LptF/LptG family permease has product MKINDRYMLSTFWRNIYIGIAAFIAIYITVDISEKIDKFIDGDATVLQALSYYFFQLPWIIMLITPVAVLLASVFTLGKLSRDNELTAFISSGTSLVRLVRPIFISSLIITAFSIVMSDLVVPVSKRKAEEIMEVEIRKTKQKSSLRYKLDLHYQGENNRTYYAERYDISMSMMVNIIVQEYEGSNLRKRIDARKAFWNGTSWVFVDGAVRMFKEAGEDVTPFTRLEIDDFPEKPEDFAKNAIEPEEMNFNELRDYIEKVRRGGGSVDKYMVDLYFKFSFPFTSFIFAMIGVSLSSAKRKTSMATGFGLTLLISFTYYGILRIGQSLGHSGVIPPPIAAWFGNIIFISIGGILLRKANR; this is encoded by the coding sequence ATGAAGATAAATGACAGGTATATGCTTTCGACCTTCTGGCGCAACATATATATCGGAATCGCCGCTTTTATCGCGATCTATATCACTGTCGACATAAGCGAAAAGATCGACAAATTCATCGATGGAGACGCGACTGTCCTCCAGGCATTATCGTATTACTTTTTCCAGCTCCCGTGGATAATAATGCTTATCACTCCGGTCGCTGTCCTTCTCGCGTCGGTATTCACTCTGGGAAAACTTTCAAGGGATAATGAACTCACCGCTTTTATCTCGTCGGGGACATCACTTGTCAGGCTGGTCAGGCCTATATTCATCTCATCATTGATAATCACAGCTTTCTCGATCGTCATGAGCGATCTCGTAGTGCCGGTCTCGAAACGCAAGGCCGAAGAGATCATGGAAGTCGAGATCAGAAAGACCAAACAGAAATCGTCGCTGAGATACAAACTCGACCTGCACTACCAGGGAGAGAACAACAGGACTTATTATGCCGAAAGATATGATATCTCGATGAGCATGATGGTCAATATCATCGTCCAGGAATATGAAGGATCCAATCTCAGAAAAAGGATAGACGCGAGAAAAGCTTTCTGGAACGGGACAAGCTGGGTATTCGTCGATGGAGCCGTACGCATGTTCAAGGAAGCGGGAGAGGATGTCACCCCTTTTACCAGGCTCGAGATAGATGATTTCCCCGAAAAACCCGAAGACTTCGCCAAGAACGCGATCGAACCGGAAGAGATGAACTTCAACGAACTGCGCGATTATATCGAGAAAGTAAGAAGAGGCGGCGGTTCTGTTGACAAATACATGGTCGATCTTTATTTTAAATTCAGTTTTCCTTTTACAAGTTTTATATTTGCCATGATCGGAGTTTCCCTTTCATCGGCGAAAAGGAAAACATCGATGGCGACAGGTTTCGGTCTTACACTGCTCATCAGTTTTACCTATTACGGTATCCTGAGGATCGGCCAGTCGCTTGGCCATAGCGGAGTGATCCCCCCACCGATCGCCGCCTGGTTCGGAAATATCATATTCATCTCGATCGGAGGAATACTGCTGCGCAAGGCTAACCGATGA